A genomic window from Gymnodinialimonas ceratoperidinii includes:
- a CDS encoding cupin domain-containing protein, which produces MTTSQTHGPDHVVINRDLNAFAHWPDGLYQEMLSDLDNGCVGSVLVSETDTMRIWHLHIPAGGRCRFHRHVNRYFWSALVGGKARGYFSSGEIRDVVHYAGETKHFDYGEGDHMVHSVENIGETDLLFTTVEFIDGPNAPLDVPDSVRLKKPD; this is translated from the coding sequence ACGGCCCCGACCACGTCGTGATCAATCGCGATCTCAATGCTTTCGCTCACTGGCCGGATGGTCTCTACCAGGAGATGCTGTCCGACCTGGACAATGGCTGCGTGGGGTCCGTTCTGGTGTCCGAGACTGACACCATGCGCATCTGGCACCTGCATATCCCCGCCGGCGGGCGGTGCCGGTTTCACCGCCATGTGAACCGCTATTTCTGGTCCGCTCTCGTCGGCGGCAAGGCGCGGGGATACTTCTCTTCAGGTGAGATCCGGGATGTCGTCCACTACGCCGGAGAGACCAAGCACTTCGACTATGGCGAAGGTGACCACATGGTCCATTCCGTTGAAAACATTGGCGAAACGGACCTTCTCTTCACGACAGTAGAATTCATCGACGGGCCCAACGCGCCGCTAGATGTGCCGGACAGCGTCCGCCTGAAGAAACCCGATTAA